From one Lycium ferocissimum isolate CSIRO_LF1 chromosome 7, AGI_CSIRO_Lferr_CH_V1, whole genome shotgun sequence genomic stretch:
- the LOC132063124 gene encoding DNA damage-repair/toleration protein DRT100-like, whose protein sequence is MHTYKYIFLREEKKNRVMGLTGVTLLVSLIVLTAVTIPSNACPPSDLAALMDFKAALKEPYLGIFNTWTGSNCCQGWHGVSCDPTTQRVADIVLRGESEDPIYEKTGRSGYMTGSLSTSLCKLDRLTTLIVADWKDISGSIPVCLTSLPNLRILELIGNKITGSIPANIGQLSKLTVLNLADNQISGSIPGSIVNLGKLMHLELSNNQLSGSIPVDMGKLKMISRALLNKNKLTGSIPSSICQLSRLADLDLSMNQITGSLPVQLGSMPVLSTLNLDSNQISGSIPTNLLSSSGLNILNLSRNSLEGVLPDVFCSKTYFTHLDLSYNNLRGSVPKSLASAKYIGHLDLSHNHLCGPIPNGSPFDHLEASSFANNDCLCGSPLRTC, encoded by the coding sequence atgcacacatacaaatatatatttttaagagaggagaaaaagaatagAGTAATGGGTCTCACCGGAGTAACATTGTTGGTCAGTCTCATAGTGCTGACCGCCGTCACTATTCCGTCAAACGCCTGCCCGCCGTCAGACCTAGCAGCATTAATGGACTTCAAAGCAGCTCTTAAAGAACCATACTTAGGCATTTTCAACACATGGACGGGCAGCAACTGTTGCCAAGGTTGGCATGGTGTTAGCTGTGACCCGACTACTCAACGGGTCGCTGACATTGTCCTACGTGGCGAATCCGAAGACCCGATTTACGAAAAAACCGGCCGGTCTGGTTACATGACCGGTTCACTCTCCACTTCTCTTTGCAAACTCGACCGGCTCACTACACTCATTGTTGCTGATTGGAAAGACATTTCCGGTTCAATTCCGGTTTGTCTTACTTCGTTACCGAATCTACGTATTCTTGAACTCATCGGTAACAAAATCACCGGTTCAATTCCGGCGAATATCGGTCAGTTAAGTAAACTTACTGTTCTTAACCTAGCTGATAATCAGATCTCCGGTTCAATCCCCGGTTCAATTGTCAATCTCGGTAAATTAATGCACCTTGAGTTAAGCAACAATCAACTGTCCGGTTCAATCCCGGTCGATATGGGAAAACTCAAGATGATCAGCCGAGCATTACTTAACAAGAATAAACTCACCGGTTCAATTCCTAGCTCAATTTGCCAGCTTAGCCGGTTAGCTGATTTGGATTTATCAATGAACCAAATCACCGGTTCACTTCCGGTTCAGCTAGGTTCGATGCCGGTTCTTTCAACCTTAAACCTAGATAGTAACCAGATCTCCGGTTCAATTCCTACTAATCTCCTGAGTAGCTCCGGCTTAAATATCCTTAATTTGAGCAGGAACTCATTAGAAGGAGTGTTACCAGATGTGTTTTGTTCAAAAACGTATTTTACACATCTGGATTTATCGTATAATAACCTTAGAGGTTCAGTTCCTAAATCATTAGCTTCAGCTAAGTACATTGGTCATTTGGATTTAAGCCATAATCACCTTTGTGGCCCCATTCCAAACGGGTCACCGTTTGATCATCTAGAAGCTTCATCTTTCGCTAACAACGATTGTTTGTGTGGATCACCCTTACGTACTTGTTAG
- the LOC132063125 gene encoding protein gamma response 1 isoform X2, translated as MENMQFEKQKVVEENQSLKMDNAKLFDSELSLANHVKELQNELKQRTTEINDLREAIQRSCMLLETRAPLVCKYESSHRELEDRVLLLMKKQQSSELEVGRLQLELKNKSMEVDGGLELHNKLVQLAQSKTSSAAHKDKQLKEYEQKTDKHLAELETTRSTVDKLNVELKEKTAAVEKGLKMQENLLSKVQLLDAEIMKNEDMLNQYKNEKQLLMTKVKNLETGMYHLQKELMNKKSEVEEGRKLHDQLRQQIDLYSLERSKTGQELEELEKENKKVLAKLRDSEEKIDKLQANLRERSKDSSEGMELHGKLLLLIQAKESEVLAEKKKRNDMMASYKSLKSQYKFLCASYGLTSENMHAQSKLLEQSALQNDQSPLTSREVENKVPEASGFAYQVIKEEDKQEVLDDDQGASLIPRSNSISPPTSSAFVAPKNPANVKSCPPAGTKRPVSYWRDTRSHQSRVGPDPHDDFLDTPLENIRGNLGKVMKDEVQNHAKPNSKDKKIENSDDETQDMNVDNDPKRQEMLPSIRSGVTGFKYIEPVRKKAERENLKGIECLQCKKFYDAVRPGEDKESNGNRQNLRCEHHDGVSRHRYRYAPPLTPEGFWNIGFESEM; from the exons ATGGAAAACATGCAATTTGAAAAGCAGAAAGTTGTTGAAGAAAACCAGTCTCTGAAAATGGATAATGCAAAGCTGTTCGATTCTGAATTGTCCTTAGCTAATCATGTTAAGGAGCTTCAGAATGAGTTGAAACAGAGAACTACTGAAATAAATGATTTGAGGGAAGCAATCCAGAGATCATGTATGCTTCTTGAAACAAGAGCCCCACTTGTATGCAAATATGAGAGCTCACACAGAGAACTTGAAGATAGAGTTCTCCTGCTTATGAAAAAACAACAGAGTTCAGAGCTTGAGGTTGGCAGGTTGCAGTTAGAACTCAAGAATAAGTCGATGGAAGTTGACGGTGGACTAGAGTTGCACAATAAGCTTGTCCAATTGGCTCAGTCAAAGACTTCTTCAGCAGCACATAAAGACAAGCAACTAAAAGAATATGAACAGAAGACGGACAAACATCTTGCTGAGCTTGAAACTACACGAAGCACAGTAGATAAACTCAATGTGGAACTTAAAGAGAAGACAGCTGCAGTAGAAAAAGGACTGAAGATGCAAGAAAATCTACTAAGCAAAGTTCAGTTGCTGGATgcagaaatcatgaagaatgaggaTATGTTGAATCAATACAAGAATGAGAAACAGCTACTTATGACCAAAGTAAAGAATCTGGAAACTGGTATGTATCATCTGCAGAAAGAACTCATGAATAAAAAGTCTGAAGTGGAGGAGGGAAGGAAGTTGCATGATCAGTTACGTCAACAAATAGATTTGTATTCTTTAGAAAGGTCAAAGACGGGGCAGGAGTTAGAAGAGCTCGAGAAGGAGAACAAAAAAGTACTAGCCAAACTGAGAGACTCGGAGGAAAAGATTGATAAGCTTCAAGCAAATCTGAGAGAGAGAAGCAAGGATTCCTCTGAGGGGATGGAGTTACATGGGAAATTACTCCTTCTGATTCAAGCAAAAGAATCTGAGGTGTTGGctgagaagaagaaaagaaacgaTATGATGGCTTCTTATAAAAGTCTGAAATCACAGTACAAATTTCTATGTGCAAGTTATGGTCTTACTTCAGAGAACATGCACGCACAAAGCAAATTATTAGAACAAAGCGCATTACAGAATGACCAGAGCCCTCTAACTTCACgtg AGGTTGAAAATAAAGTTCCCGAGGCTTCTGGTTTTGCCTACCAAGTTATTAAAGAAGAAGACAAACAGGAGGTGTTGGACGATGACCAAGGAGCTAGCCTGATCCCAAGATCCAACTCCATCTCACCTCCAACTTCAAGTGCTTTTGTTGCACCTAAAAATCCAGCCAATGTCAAATCCTGCCCACCAGCTGGAACAAAGCGTCCTGTTTCTTATTGGAGGGATACCAGATCGCATCAAAGCCGAGTTGGACCTGATCCTCATGATGATTTTCTTGATACCCCCCTGGAAAATATCAGAGGAAACTTAGGAAAGGTGATGAAGGATGAAGTTCAGAATCATGCAAAACCAAAttcaaaagacaaaaaaattgaaaactcgGATGACGAAACTCAGGACATGAATGTTGATAATGACCCTAAAAGGCAGGAAATGCTGCCTTCGATCAGGTCTGGTGTGACAGGCTTCAAATACATTGAACCTGTGAGAAAGAAAGCTGAACGAGAAAATTTAAAAGGGATAGAATGTCTGCAATGTAAAAAGTTTTATGATGCTGTTCGTCCTGGTGAAGATAAAGAGTCCAATGGTAATAGGCAAAACCTACGGTGTGAGCATCATGATGGAGTTTCACGGCATCGATACAGGTATGCACCTCCTTTAACCCCTGAGGGATTTTGGAATATTGGGTTTGAATCTGAAATGTGA
- the LOC132063125 gene encoding protein gamma response 1 isoform X1, which yields MADDPQQSPQTACPANIADAKYVSGLSTILVATIQEAKDRISQIEYIFCSQLFPNIQSNSNSLQLIHSEARKAAEISWKEKEKDLLLQMENMQFEKQKVVEENQSLKMDNAKLFDSELSLANHVKELQNELKQRTTEINDLREAIQRSCMLLETRAPLVCKYESSHRELEDRVLLLMKKQQSSELEVGRLQLELKNKSMEVDGGLELHNKLVQLAQSKTSSAAHKDKQLKEYEQKTDKHLAELETTRSTVDKLNVELKEKTAAVEKGLKMQENLLSKVQLLDAEIMKNEDMLNQYKNEKQLLMTKVKNLETGMYHLQKELMNKKSEVEEGRKLHDQLRQQIDLYSLERSKTGQELEELEKENKKVLAKLRDSEEKIDKLQANLRERSKDSSEGMELHGKLLLLIQAKESEVLAEKKKRNDMMASYKSLKSQYKFLCASYGLTSENMHAQSKLLEQSALQNDQSPLTSREVENKVPEASGFAYQVIKEEDKQEVLDDDQGASLIPRSNSISPPTSSAFVAPKNPANVKSCPPAGTKRPVSYWRDTRSHQSRVGPDPHDDFLDTPLENIRGNLGKVMKDEVQNHAKPNSKDKKIENSDDETQDMNVDNDPKRQEMLPSIRSGVTGFKYIEPVRKKAERENLKGIECLQCKKFYDAVRPGEDKESNGNRQNLRCEHHDGVSRHRYRYAPPLTPEGFWNIGFESEM from the exons ATGGCAGACGACCCACAACAGTCTCCGCAGACAGCATGTCCTGCTAATATTGCTGATGCAAAGTATGTCTCTGGACTTAGCACCATTCTTGTTGCCACTATCCAGGAAGCAAAAGATAGGATTTCTCAGATAGAGTATATATTCTGCAGTCAACTCTTCCCAAACATCCAGTCTAATTCTAATAGTTTGCAGCTAATACATTCTGAGGCAAGAAAAGCTGCTGAAATTTcatggaaagaaaaggaaaaagatctGTTGCTCCAGATGGAAAACATGCAATTTGAAAAGCAGAAAGTTGTTGAAGAAAACCAGTCTCTGAAAATGGATAATGCAAAGCTGTTCGATTCTGAATTGTCCTTAGCTAATCATGTTAAGGAGCTTCAGAATGAGTTGAAACAGAGAACTACTGAAATAAATGATTTGAGGGAAGCAATCCAGAGATCATGTATGCTTCTTGAAACAAGAGCCCCACTTGTATGCAAATATGAGAGCTCACACAGAGAACTTGAAGATAGAGTTCTCCTGCTTATGAAAAAACAACAGAGTTCAGAGCTTGAGGTTGGCAGGTTGCAGTTAGAACTCAAGAATAAGTCGATGGAAGTTGACGGTGGACTAGAGTTGCACAATAAGCTTGTCCAATTGGCTCAGTCAAAGACTTCTTCAGCAGCACATAAAGACAAGCAACTAAAAGAATATGAACAGAAGACGGACAAACATCTTGCTGAGCTTGAAACTACACGAAGCACAGTAGATAAACTCAATGTGGAACTTAAAGAGAAGACAGCTGCAGTAGAAAAAGGACTGAAGATGCAAGAAAATCTACTAAGCAAAGTTCAGTTGCTGGATgcagaaatcatgaagaatgaggaTATGTTGAATCAATACAAGAATGAGAAACAGCTACTTATGACCAAAGTAAAGAATCTGGAAACTGGTATGTATCATCTGCAGAAAGAACTCATGAATAAAAAGTCTGAAGTGGAGGAGGGAAGGAAGTTGCATGATCAGTTACGTCAACAAATAGATTTGTATTCTTTAGAAAGGTCAAAGACGGGGCAGGAGTTAGAAGAGCTCGAGAAGGAGAACAAAAAAGTACTAGCCAAACTGAGAGACTCGGAGGAAAAGATTGATAAGCTTCAAGCAAATCTGAGAGAGAGAAGCAAGGATTCCTCTGAGGGGATGGAGTTACATGGGAAATTACTCCTTCTGATTCAAGCAAAAGAATCTGAGGTGTTGGctgagaagaagaaaagaaacgaTATGATGGCTTCTTATAAAAGTCTGAAATCACAGTACAAATTTCTATGTGCAAGTTATGGTCTTACTTCAGAGAACATGCACGCACAAAGCAAATTATTAGAACAAAGCGCATTACAGAATGACCAGAGCCCTCTAACTTCACgtg AGGTTGAAAATAAAGTTCCCGAGGCTTCTGGTTTTGCCTACCAAGTTATTAAAGAAGAAGACAAACAGGAGGTGTTGGACGATGACCAAGGAGCTAGCCTGATCCCAAGATCCAACTCCATCTCACCTCCAACTTCAAGTGCTTTTGTTGCACCTAAAAATCCAGCCAATGTCAAATCCTGCCCACCAGCTGGAACAAAGCGTCCTGTTTCTTATTGGAGGGATACCAGATCGCATCAAAGCCGAGTTGGACCTGATCCTCATGATGATTTTCTTGATACCCCCCTGGAAAATATCAGAGGAAACTTAGGAAAGGTGATGAAGGATGAAGTTCAGAATCATGCAAAACCAAAttcaaaagacaaaaaaattgaaaactcgGATGACGAAACTCAGGACATGAATGTTGATAATGACCCTAAAAGGCAGGAAATGCTGCCTTCGATCAGGTCTGGTGTGACAGGCTTCAAATACATTGAACCTGTGAGAAAGAAAGCTGAACGAGAAAATTTAAAAGGGATAGAATGTCTGCAATGTAAAAAGTTTTATGATGCTGTTCGTCCTGGTGAAGATAAAGAGTCCAATGGTAATAGGCAAAACCTACGGTGTGAGCATCATGATGGAGTTTCACGGCATCGATACAGGTATGCACCTCCTTTAACCCCTGAGGGATTTTGGAATATTGGGTTTGAATCTGAAATGTGA